DNA sequence from the Cottoperca gobio chromosome 10, fCotGob3.1, whole genome shotgun sequence genome:
aaaattaataaaaattgtGATGCTAATCCATTTAAGACACATTCAAATCCAAAATATGAAGAAGTTAATCATCCTCTCAAGGTCACTAACAATAAAGCAGGAGGGACTTTGTTTAGTAAAAACTCAATAAAACTCAATAAAATCATCTTTACGAATCTCCTAAATACTGTTACGAGTTGATAATCTGACAATGCTCTACCTTAGAGACAGCCCTGTTTCTTCCACTCATATGTTTACCTGTGAGTTCTTCACATCTGTGTGGTTTTGGTCACATTTCTTCTCACCTTTCCTCTGCAATTGTCAATAAAACCTGCAGGCTTCCACCTACGCTGTAGCtaatataatgttaataataataatacattttatttataagcgcacttttcatttgcgtaaacaaaactcaaagtgctacagagtaaaaacgatgagcaaaatatacatttaaaaattaaataaaaacatttgatagacaagacaacacctggcctgttttaaaagcatccacagtctgtggcatCCTTaaatgttcagggagagcattccacagtctgggagtggcggagcagaaggcgcgatctcccatggttttgagcttgagtgagaccgggagccagtgcagtgatttgaggatgggtgtgatgtgttcgtactttcgcactctcatcaggatcctagcagcgctgttctggatgtattgcagcttctggatgtttttgctaggaatccccatgagaagtgcgttgcagtagtcaagtctggaagagataaatgcatggacaagcttttcagcatctgacagaaagagtgtggggcggagtttggcaatatttttaaggtggtagaaggagttcttgcatgtttgtctgatgtgggcctcaaaggtcagaggggttgcagttcggtggactgaagatctcatcgctgctctttgcagatgatgtggtccttatggcatcatcggtctgtgactttcaacagtcactggatcggttcgcagccgagtgtgaagcggttgggatgaggatcagcacctcaaaatctgacgCCATGGCTACTCCGAGTTGGGACCTCTGGGTCTtttttgcgagtgaggggacgatggagcgagagattggcctgagaattggagcagcgggggcggtactgcattcgctttaccgcaacgttgtgacgaaaagagagctgagccagaaggcaaagctctcaatctacccgacgatcttcgttcctaccctcacctatggtcatgaaggctgggtcatgaccgaaagaacgagatcacaggtacaagcggccgaaatgtgttttctcagacgggtgtcgtctcccttagagatagggtgagaagttcagccatctgtgagagactcggagtagagccgctgcacctttacgttgaaaggagccagttgagatggttcaggcatctagtaaggatgccacctgggcgcctccctagggaggtgttccaggcacgtccagctgggaggaaaccccggggaagacccaggactcggtggagagattatatctcctcactggcctggaaacgcctcaggatcccccagtcggagctggcggatgtggcccggagcagggaagtttggggttccttactggagctgctgcccccgcgacccgaccccggataagcggtagacgatggatggatggatgtatggaacTTGAGCTTTTCTCAGTCACCCACTCATGCCTGTGCAGCCAGTCCTGATCATGCGTGCTGACATTTGTCACAGGATGGACTTGACTTACAGGAAGCGcttttttaaaaccaaaatattgaggaaaataattaaaagcatgacatttgttaaaaacatgcAAAGCTGAGCGAAGGCGAAGCTCGATGAGGAGACTTGGGGTTCGGTTGACCTGCAGGCCCGGCTCTGCCTATAGAGAGGACTGGTGCTGGTCGTGGTATTCTGCTCTTACAGCAgagtacacacactcaggtgGTGACTCTCTCGTCTTCTTCACTCTTTTCGCTTTCCTTGCGGAGAAATTGAGTGCAGCATAGTTTACTGCATCTCCGTCTCCATCCTGCAAATAATAATTGtctattcattatttaatttttgtatCGATTAGGACAATAAAATGAAGAACAGTTAATCCCAACCAGGTTTATAATTTAAAGTTTATCGTCAGGCTGTTGTACAATATCTGATTTTTTAATGAATCTGACGACTATGTGAAACGATGCCACACAGAGACGCCCGAGGAGTCCAGAGTCAGAATAATGGACACAATTGAAATTGATGTTTTTAGTCTCAatgatataaacatatttaccaGGTCAGTTGATTGATCCACTGTCGACTTGTCGTATCCTGGATTACGGGAGGCAGTCGTTGCTCCTGCGGATAAAAGCAGCCTTCAGAAATTGTGTTCACACGGGGGCCTGCCGTCAAATCAACTTCACATCACCTCACATGTTCAGTTCTTTGCTTTACagttacacattttataaactataCTCTTCTAATGCCACTTAAAATCTCAACGATAGCATTAATTTGTTCAGTGCCACATATAATATGTTAGGAAATGTAGATTGTGATCCAGATATAGAAATTTTTCAGGGGACTTCACGGTTTGGATTTATTAAATTTCAGAGAATATTGTGACCTATTCGTCCCACATTTACTCTGTAAAAGTAATTATCAGTTTGCAGAATATGGAATTATATTTACAAATTGTAAGGTGTATCGTACAATGACATACGGTATGTCTGCATAGAGAACATTTCTTTtcctttgtaaaacattttagttttatttccacttttgacaaatgataaataataaacaataaacaaatacaactgtAGGAGACTCATGAAGTAAATGTATGTTCTAGGCTGGGGTTTATTATTAGGTCTCTCCAAAAGTAactgaaaatacagaaaaataacaaattggTAACATGAACAAAAATCAatgtctaaataaataattgtatatttgAGGAACCTACCTTTGCAATGTTCACAAACTCTCCTTCGATTTAAGTAGAACATAAGGACGGTAATCAGAGTCACACAGCAGGCCAGCAGTACTCCAAGCACAAGGACAACTGGGTCCAGTTGTGATCCTGGAATTAGAGAAACGTCAAAATAGACACTTGACACCTCTTTCGTTACTCAAAACTCAATTTTTGTCGTGCAAAATAGTAATTATTGTCTGTTTCAGATACTGTCTTGTTTAGAGAATGTATTTAGATTTGttcaacataacatttaatCTAATTCAATATCCTTCAGTTTGTTGTCGTAGAAACTTTTAATAATTATCTTTACTTGCACCAAACTTATCAAGACTATAGTGAGAATAAtttaacaaatacaacaaagaaacaGTATTTCTCCTTTGACTAACATTTAACATGTCAAAGAGCTGTGATTCTGTCTGACATATGCACATTGAgttttaagaaaaatatatttatccaTTGATAAATATGTGCAGATTAGCAATTATGAATTATTGATAttctttatacattttacacatttttatctAATAAAATCTGAACAGCTataatgttcaaaatgtacttaagatTTCACAAAAGGACTTTAAAACATACTTGTCTCCACTTTAGTTCCTTCACCAAACAGGATCTGTCCACATGTGACCACAGCACAGTAGTAAGTCCCAGCATCAGATGAGTTCTGTATAGTTGTGGACAGACTGTAGACACaacttctttccttttgttcgtCACTGTGAGTGTAAATGATGCTTGGATGTGATCCTCCTGATCCAGATCTGAACCAGTACACATCGTGTCCACCTGGACACTGATCTGCGTTTTCTTTGTCAGTGGAGAGAAGTGAACACTGGAGAGTCACTGAGTCGCCCGGCCGGACCGACTCCGTCTCCGGACTTTGTTTCACGAGGACAGatttctgcacatttttatGATCTGTGTGATTCACAAAAAGGCAGGAATTAAGTAATGGATTGTTTGGTGTTGACAAAGCAGCAAACAAAGTCACTGAAATGAACATACCTTACCATTCACAGCCAAAAGTGTGGCGTTAATGAGTTTCATTTCGTATGCCGATCCTGCTAGACAGAAGTATGTCGCTTCAtcttctttgtttacatttctgataTTAAGAACATACTGAGCGTTCAATTTTGTGACTTCAAATCTTGCGTTGTCAAATTGTCCTTgaagttttaatgtgtttaaagttCCTGCTGCAACAGTTTGAGCCATATATCCAAACTTCATCTTATACCAGTAAAACAACCCGGACTTCATTTTCACTGAATGAACATGTACAGAGTCAAATTATCTCCAAGTTCAACCACAGTCGAAGAGATCTGGTGAGGAACCTCTGCAGTTTGAATCAGGgctgaagaaaagagacaaaaggacaaaaacaatgaaaaagggACATAACAAGACAATTAATACAAAGAGTTTGTCTAAACTTGAATAtgacctaaaacaaacagttttacAGGAGTCCTCTTAAAGTAGAAAAGTAAAGTTGCACTCACACGCAGTACTTAGAAGAATCAAAGCAGCCAGTCCTCCGATCATTGTGCCACAGAGCCCTTCTCTTGCACTACTGATGTCGACGCACCCAAATGGAAGATTTAGTCACAAGGTGATCGAGGTTTACAAAGTAGAAGTCATGGTGATTGGCTGAAATGCAGACAATGCGCATAGACCTAAATGTACCAAACCCTTGATCCTGTCccctttgtatttattgttagacTAACCACACTGCATTGGAGGTAAAGAATGTGTTAGTTagtaaagacaaataataaactgaattaCACTCAGCAATAATAATGAAGCTGagtttacaaaatgaaatacttttacattttcaaaatgtgtaaaatgtaacgTCTTCTAAATGTAACTTTAGTGAGATTGCTTTCTCAGCCTCAGGGAGCATATGACACATATCTTGTAGTTGTAGCAACAAGAGATGTCAGATGGTGCCTGTCTTTTACTTTTCCTACAACAGTGACGCTGCAGGACACAACCTCAGCAATTCTGACTTTCTGAAAGAGAATGCTTGGTGCAAAGCTGTCTGAGCAAACACCatgtaacacactgatgtgCACAGGCAGCAGACCCACAAAGAACAACTAAATAACCGACTTGTAGGAACTTCATGTCACAACAGTGTGCAGAATTACAACTGTAATGGGaatttgaaaaatgtcttgTCCTTATCAAAAGCTTTTTGCTACAAAAGCTCATTTCCCCCGTAAAGGCCACATCTAACTAGGTTACTTTCATCAGGGTGTGCATGGTCATTGGTTTTGTCAGTGACATGTCCGGACCTTATTGTTTGGCATTCAGCACAGAATCTCTAGGAATTGCAACAATATTGGGAGAGTCTACAGGACATGATTTATGTCAGGTTCAGTGTTGGTCAGTAAAGCATTACTTATTAACAGAGCTTTTTATGTtgtaagtacatttttgttgCAGAATGTTTCCAAAAATAATGCATTAGAAAATATTTTGTAGGAACAACTACACTGTCTTTATAGTTTACATTGAAAGCAACAAGCAAAGTCACAGGCAACAGCTACACTGACAGACAAAAGCTGTGGTGGGAGATTTCTCCGCCTTTGACCAACCACTGAAGCTGTTTACTCAGAAGAGACCTGCCTGGAGATCAACAGGATATGTAGTGAGGTTAGAGGTGCAAGAAGGGAAGCGCTACAAGAGGCACCAGAAAGCTAATTTTAGTTTCACCAGTATAACTGATAGTTTTCATTTAATCTAATTtgccttttagtttttttgctgATCATGATTTTGCAGCAGTAGATTACAACATGGATGTGCTGCACCTTCACAAAGATCTGTGTTGGACCAGTGAATGTGTAGCACTCCCCTGTCTCTCAACAACAAACACCAAAGAAACACCTTTTTACATGGTTTAACTGACCAGGTGTGGGTTTGTATAACCCTCCTGTACCCTGTAACTATTGAGAATGACAGGAAGAATTGCAGCTTTGAACTCACAACTTATTTTCACAGCCCAACAACCACCAGGCTCAACTTGTCATTTGTTTGTCCGTGGTGATTAATAATGTATGTCtgtacacacatattcacaagaAAATTACAGGGCAGCatccaaatgtttttatcacaagacaaataaatgtttcgAGGGTTTACTACGTGAACAGGAGGGGCTGAGCACATAGCCCTGGGGTGCTCCCATATTAAGCAGTACAGTGGAGGAAGTGCCTGAGGTCTATGTGTGAGGGATTCCAATATCTAGTTACAGAGTGTGTTACTAATGCCCTGCGTGCAAAGTTTGGCAATCTGTTCTGTATGCAAATCTGGTGAGGGTCCAGGC
Encoded proteins:
- the LOC115014848 gene encoding LOW QUALITY PROTEIN: uncharacterized protein LOC115014848 (The sequence of the model RefSeq protein was modified relative to this genomic sequence to represent the inferred CDS: deleted 2 bases in 2 codons); this translates as MIGGLAALILLSTASLIQTAEVPHQISSTVVELGDNLTLTCSFSENKSGLFYWYKMKFGYMAQTVAAGTLNTLKLQGQFDNARFEVTKLNAQYVLNIRNVNKEDEATYFCLAGSAYEMKLINATLLAVNDHKNVQKSVLVKQSPETESVRPGDSVTLQCSLLSTDKENADQCPGGHDVYWFRSGSGGSHPSIIYTHSDEQKERSCVYSLSTTIQNSSDAGTYYCAVVTCGQILFGEGTKVETRSQLDPVVLVLGVLLACCVTLITVLMFYLNRRRVCEHCKGATTASRNPGYDKSTVDQSTDLDGDGDAVNYAALNFSARKAKRVKKTRESPPECVYSAVRAEYHDQHQSSL